In Neodiprion virginianus isolate iyNeoVirg1 chromosome 6, iyNeoVirg1.1, whole genome shotgun sequence, the genomic window tgagtATAAGTTCTTTaaggtttgaaaattaaaaaaaatataaataaatgcacTGATGGGTAACCAGTGGTACATTAAATCtgtttgaagtgaaaaaagaagtaatGTTAGTTACATAAACACATGAAAATAGTAAAGTTTTTTTATGAGCAAGTGTAAATCTGCATTTTAATGTGTTATTTATATTGCCAAAGGTGTGCATAATTAGTCTGAGTCTTTCATTGTCattacatttattatattgaTTTATTTCTGTTGGCGATCACAGTTACAGCTCGCTCGGGGTGGGAAACGGGTAAATATTCAGCCGACCCTGTTTGTCTCCTGCATTtctattaaatattatttattaactgTACTTTCTTAATACAATTTGCTGGTTATTGAAATATCCGGGTGTACTCACCACTCACAACCGCATCTTACAACCCCATGCTATAACTAATCGATATACTGACTTCTATTTTCAATACGCACTAATAAGTAACTATTTGTTCAGTCGTtcctggttttttttttttttttttcccccaattTTACCTTCTTCTATATATCCTCTTTTTCTCATTACAATccttacaatatttaaaatgtGCCACATTCCCTTATAAACGTCATGCATTGTTAGTCTACTCACAGATATAAAGATTGAATTGcctgtaacatttttttattatctgcCACCCTGCTTATATTTTACTgcagtgaataaataaatataaatgtttGAGTTTACCTATCGCTagttataaaagaaaaatcgaaacaatgTAATACTGGGAAGAGTAATGCTTGAATTTCACACATGCACAGCATACATAATACAGCAGTATGCACAGCATTGATGTACAAAATACAGCTTTACCAATAAATTCCACATTGTGcttaaatttgtaatattgaaaataattttttttctacattacAGTTGtagcgataaaaaattaaaaactatacacatggattaatttttaaaaaaatgtaaatttcatcgaaagtttgaaaattccacaacaaaattcaatttaacaTGTATAATCTTCTAAATAATTATCTGGAACAATTTCTAGTAACTATGAAAGTCGAAATAATGGTTATTAAATGCTTCTGCAGATGGGCGTAAAAGAACAAACCGAAGGCTTGGAACGAGCAATAGATCACATGTGTAGAAAGACACGTGACTTGCGCCGGCAGCTACGTAAAGCTGTTGTTGATCACGTGTCAGACAGTTTCCTTGAGACAAGTGTTCCACTGCTTGTTCTTATCGAAGCTGCTAGGAATGGAAGAGACAAAGAAGTCGAAGAATACGCTTTAGTTTTCACCGAGCATGCCAATAAACTTGTTGAGGTGAGCTTCTACTCTACTGTCTTAAAATGCCGGATTGATTTTATCacatatattttgattttttaaagtaTATTTTCGTTGTAGGTAGCAAACTTGGTCTGTAGTATGTCTGGAAATGAAGATGGAGTAAAAATGGTTCGTTATGCAGCAGCGCAGATTGAAAATCTGTGTCCTCAAGTAATAAATGCTGCACGTGTATTGGCTGCTCGTCCTCGTTCTAAAGTAGCACTTGATAATATGGAAGTGTTTCGCCAAGCTTGGGAAAATCAAGTTCGCGTTCTTACTGAAGCTGTCGATGACATAACTACGATCGATGACTTCTTGGCAGTTTCTGAAAATCACATCCTGGAAGATGTCAATAAATGTGTGTTAGCTTTGCAAGAAGGTGATGCAGATACTTTAGATAGAACTGCTGGAGCTATCAGGGGGAGATCTGCCAGAGTTTGCAACGTCGTTCAAGCTGAGATGGATAATTACGAGCCGTGCATTTATACCAAGAGAGTTCTCGAAGCTGTTAAAGTTTTGCGAGAACAGGTTATGCCAAAGTTTGCACAAAGAGTAGAAGTTGCAGTTGATGCTTTAGGAAGTAACCCGGCTAAAGATGttgatgaaaatgattttattgATGCATCTAGACTAGTTTACGATGGAGTGCGGGAAATCAGACGTGCTGTGTTGATGAATCGAGTAAGTGAGCACATTGACATATTATATTAACTAGTCaatcattctgatttttcaaaagtatcAATATGCATGCATAATTAGTTtctttgttataaaatttctgcTTTTCTATTGTCACATTTTAGTATACTGAATCTTCACCTGTTTGAGATTCCACATTTTCTTTTAGGCTGACGAAGATCTAGATCCAGAAGATGTAGAACTTGATGAACATTACACTTTAGAAACTCGAAGTAAATCGAGTGCTCAAACCGGAGAACATGGTGTAGATGAGTATCCCGATATCAGTGGTATCACCACTGCCCGAGAGGCTATGCGTAAAATGACTGAAGAAGATAAACAGAAGATTCTCCAGCAAGTGGAATTTTTcaagagtgaaaaattaaagtttgACAGGGAAGTTGCCAAATGGGATGACGCCGGGAATGATATAATTGTTCTCGCAAAACACATGTGTATGATTATGATGGAAATGACAGATTTCACACGAGGACGTGGTCCGTTGAAAACTACAATGGACGTGATAAATGCAgcaaagaaaatttcagaGGCGGGAACAAAATTGGATAAATTAACCAGACAGATAGCAGATCAATGTCCAGAGAGTTCAACTAAAAAAGATCTGCTCGCTTATTTACAACGGATCGCACTTTACTGTCATCAAATGAATATTACAAGCAAAGTGAAAGCTGATGTACAGAACATCAGTGGGGAATTGATCGTTTCTGGTTTAGACAGCGCAACGTCGCTTATTCAAGCAGCAAAGAATTTGATGAATGCCGTTGTCCTCACCGTGAAAGCCTCCTATGTTGCGTCTACTAAATATCCCAGACAATCTACTGTTACGGtaagaataacaatttttacttACCGATATTACATGCTACCAGATCCTAGTCtcgaatataattatacacatagTAATCGTGAAATGGCCATTTCAAAATTGGAATGGTCAAAACTTTCATACGCTTAATCTTTCATCGCCTGAACTACTGATGGGCAAGAAGAAGATAGTAAAAGCTTCAATGCTTACTTACGACTACTGTACATTATTTTTAGCAacttgattgaaattttttttcttcaatataaCTAATTAGTGCTTAATATATGATAGTAGGTATACCTGAATTTTCCATGCTCAATCTGGTCAATCTGATTCTCTGcatatttcaaataacagctTATAGAGAATAGAGAGGCATAGCggtaataatttgtaaaattttgtgGAGAATATGATTAAAATTGTTGCTGTTTGTTTGGCAAGTAAATTTCATGTGGTTTGACTATGTCAATTTTCATATCATTCatcatttaatttcaatattgattttgcgtagaaaaatgaagtaaaaaataaaatcaacacTGTTTGTAGACAATCGAAGACAATGGGAAAGAGATACGATGGCCACAAAAGCCGACCGCGCTGTACCTACCTGTATCCCACAGCCTGTCCATTCTCTACTCTGTTTATTTGGTATATACCAAACCCATCCATGTTCTCATTTGCGCCAATAACCCCCACAGTTACAGTTGTACAATATAGACCAAGTGAACCGTTTAATCAGAATCCAGAGATGATTAAGAATTTTAGATTATATACCTTTTTTATTAGACGACTATTTAATACATGTTATAATGAGAACATTCAAGTTTCCGCTGTGATTGGATTTCAACGTTTCACttagaaaattatacataattattacTTAGAACTGCTTAATACCAACTACAATGCTGATAGAGGCTTTATCTGTTGTTTACTAACTGTTATGGATTTTACAGTATGTAAGTAccaataattttattgttagtaaaTAACATTACGAATGTGTGGTTATTAACATCCATATCTGACAAAATTTTAGCTTAATTCAAATCTCTTAGCTTCtctcaaattttgataatGATTTGATAAACaagatgaatattttcaatatattctGATATGTGTTTAATTTTGAGCTAAAACTATAAGTAGCATTATTCTTACGAAGCATTGCATTACCTAAATGTTTAGAttagatttcaaatttgaaaattaatattgcaGCCTTAGCTAATATTTTCTGActcattaaaaatatacatatgtttgTGTCAATTTCGTTTCTTGTTACATGTTAAAATGTGCACACAAACTAAAATACATAACACTCAATGTGTTATGAAGTCAAGGTTAAAATTGACGTTAAGAATTATCCATAACTATTTCTTTTCGCAATACATGCACATGGGTACTGATTTTCATGGTAAAAATTCTCCATTAACAAAATTCAGTTCAGTGTAAAATTATACTTCAGCTGCTGTAGCTACCATGTTCTTTGGCGCAAAATAACATTTTGTATCTTACAAGTGCCAAGAATCTGTATAGagctaaaataaaattaccagCATCTGTAATAACCGCAATCTTTAGTCTATGCCAAAATTCGAATAAACGTGACGAATATCGTCAAAGGCAATGATTCCCTCGACATTGCGGACCCAAAATTAGCGGACtttatttacaacaaatattcttatcgaagaaataattttcacatcaaTTATTCGCTAAATAccttttcaatttcgaaaatcacTTGTACAAAAAGAAATGGGTATGCTTGACTCTTAATGATTTGAGGATATGTATTTCTCaactgatttttttccgcTTTATTGTGTTCACTGATCAATTTCATCTTTGATTTCTCAAC contains:
- the LOC124307326 gene encoding catenin alpha isoform X1, with the protein product MSDHFGPITLKWDPKNLEIRTMSVEKTLEPLVLQVTTLVNTKGPSKKKKGKSKRASALVGTVEKATTNFIEKGEQIAYENPDITAEMLSAVEEVRKTGAAMSIAAREFSEDPCSSLKRGNMVRAARNLLSAVTRLLILADMVDVHLLLKSLHVVEDDLEKLKNASSQGELLENIKQFGRNASELMNQAAKRQQELKDPQLRDDLAAARAVLKKHSTMLLTASKVYVRHPELAAAKANRDYVLKQVCEAVNTINDVAQGKTPTDGQHPYDGPGELAAALDDFDERMAMSPLAYNEVRTRPSLEERLESIISGAALMADSSCTRDERRERIVAECNAVRQALQDLLSEYMNNLQLARGGKRMGVKEQTEGLERAIDHMCRKTRDLRRQLRKAVVDHVSDSFLETSVPLLVLIEAARNGRDKEVEEYALVFTEHANKLVEVANLVCSMSGNEDGVKMVRYAAAQIENLCPQVINAARVLAARPRSKVALDNMEVFRQAWENQVRVLTEAVDDITTIDDFLAVSENHILEDVNKCVLALQEGDADTLDRTAGAIRGRSARVCNVVQAEMDNYEPCIYTKRVLEAVKVLREQVMPKFAQRVEVAVDALGSNPAKDVDENDFIDASRLVYDGVREIRRAVLMNRADEDLDPEDVELDEHYTLETRSKSSAQTGEHGVDEYPDISGITTAREAMRKMTEEDKQKILQQVEFFKSEKLKFDREVAKWDDAGNDIIVLAKHMCMIMMEMTDFTRGRGPLKTTMDVINAAKKISEAGTKLDKLTRQIADQCPESSTKKDLLAYLQRIALYCHQMNITSKVKADVQNISGELIVSGLDSATSLIQAAKNLMNAVVLTVKASYVASTKYPRQSTVTTIEDNGKEIRWPQKPTALYLPVSHSLSILYSVYLSPIVVWKMKAPEKKPLVRPERPEEVRAKVRKGSQKKVQNPIHALSEFQSPTESV
- the LOC124307326 gene encoding catenin alpha isoform X3, with amino-acid sequence MSDHFGPITLKWDPKNLEIRTMSVEKTLEPLVLQVTTLVNTKGPSKKKKGKSKRASALVGTVEKATTNFIEKGEQIAYENPDITAEMLSAVEEVRKTGAAMSIAAREFSEDPCSSLKRGNMVRAARNLLSAVTRLLILADMVDVHLLLKSLHVVEDDLEKLKNASSQGELLENIKQFGRNASELMNQAAKRQQELKDPQLRDDLAAARAVLKKHSTMLLTASKVYVRHPELAAAKANRDYVLKQVCEAVNTINDVAQGKTPTDGQHPYDGPGELAAALDDFDERMAMSPLAYNEVRTRPSLEERLESIISGAALMADSSCTRDERRERIVAECNAVRQALQDLLSEYMNNLQLARGGKRMGVKEQTEGLERAIDHMCRKTRDLRRQLRKAVVDHVSDSFLETSVPLLVLIEAARNGRDKEVEEYALVFTEHANKLVEVANLVCSMSGNEDGVKMVRYAAAQIENLCPQVINAARVLAARPRSKVALDNMEVFRQAWENQVRVLTEAVDDITTIDDFLAVSENHILEDVNKCVLALQEGDADTLDRTAGAIRGRSARVCNVVQAEMDNYEPCIYTKRVLEAVKVLREQVMPKFAQRVEVAVDALGSNPAKDVDENDFIDASRLVYDGVREIRRAVLMNRADEDLDPEDVELDEHYTLETRSKSSAQTGEHGVDEYPDISGITTAREAMRKMTEEDKQKILQQVEFFKSEKLKFDREVAKWDDAGNDIIVLAKHMCMIMMEMTDFTRGRGPLKTTMDVINAAKKISEAGTKLDKLTRQIADQCPESSTKKDLLAYLQRIALYCHQMNITSKVKADVQNISGELIVSGLDSATSLIQAAKNLMNAVVLTVKASYVASTKYPRQSTVTYSPIVVWKMKAPEKKPLVRPERPEEVRAKVRKGSQKKVQNPIHALSEFQSPTESV
- the LOC124307326 gene encoding catenin alpha isoform X4 codes for the protein MSDHFGPITLKWDPKNLEIRTMSVEKTLEPLVLQVTTLVNTKGPSKKKKGKSKRASALVGTVEKATTNFIEKGEQIAYENPDITAEMLSAVEEVRKTGAAMSIAAREFSEDPCSSLKRGNMVRAARNLLSAVTRLLILADMVDVHLLLKSLHVVEDDLEKLKNASSQGELLENIKQFGRNASELMNQAAKRQQELKDPQLRDDLAAARAVLKKHSTMLLTASKVYVRHPELAAAKANRDYVLKQVCEAVNTINDVAQGKTPTDGQHPYDGPGELAAALDDFDERMAMSPLAYNEVRTRPSLEERLESIISGAALMADSSCTRDERRERIVAECNAVRQALQDLLSEYMNNLQLARGGKRMGVKEQTEGLERAIDHMCRKTRDLRRQLRKAVVDHVSDSFLETSVPLLVLIEAARNGRDKEVEEYALVFTEHANKLVEVANLVCSMSGNEDGVKMVRYAAAQIENLCPQVINAARVLAARPRSKVALDNMEVFRQAWENQVRVLTEAVDDITTIDDFLAVSENHILEDVNKCVLALQEGDADTLDRTAGAIRGRSARVCNVVQAEMDNYEPCIYTKRVLEAVKVLREQVMPKFAQRVEVAVDALGSNPAKDVDENDFIDASRLVYDGVREIRRAVLMNRADEDLDPEDVELDEHYTLETRSKSSAQTGEHGVDEYPDISGITTAREAMRKMTEEDKQKILQQVEFFKSEKLKFDREVAKWDDAGNDIIVLAKHMCMIMMEMTDFTRGRGPLKTTMDVINAAKKISEAGTKLDKLTRQIADQCPESSTKKDLLAYLQRIALYCHQMNITSKVKADVQNISGELIVSGLDSATSLIQAAKNLMNAVVLTVKASYVASTKYPRQSTVTSPIVVWKMKAPEKKPLVRPERPEEVRAKVRKGSQKKVQNPIHALSEFQSPTESV
- the LOC124307326 gene encoding catenin alpha isoform X5; translation: MSDHFGPITLKWDPKNLEIRTMSVEKTLEPLVLQVTTLVNTKGPSKKKKGKSKRASALVGTVEKATTNFIEKGEQIAYENPDITAEMLSAVEEVRKTGAAMSIAAREFSEDPCSSLKRGNMVRAARNLLSAVTRLLILADMVDVHLLLKSLHVVEDDLEKLKNASSQGELLENIKQFGRNASELMNQAAKRQQELKDPQLRDDLAAARAVLKKHSTMLLTASKVYVRHPELAAAKANRDYVLKQVCEAVNTINDVAQGKTPTDGQHPYDGPGELAAALDDFDERMAMSPLAYNEVRTRPSLEERLESIISGAALMADSSCTRDERRERIVAECNAVRQALQDLLSEYMNNMGVKEQTEGLERAIDHMCRKTRDLRRQLRKAVVDHVSDSFLETSVPLLVLIEAARNGRDKEVEEYALVFTEHANKLVEVANLVCSMSGNEDGVKMVRYAAAQIENLCPQVINAARVLAARPRSKVALDNMEVFRQAWENQVRVLTEAVDDITTIDDFLAVSENHILEDVNKCVLALQEGDADTLDRTAGAIRGRSARVCNVVQAEMDNYEPCIYTKRVLEAVKVLREQVMPKFAQRVEVAVDALGSNPAKDVDENDFIDASRLVYDGVREIRRAVLMNRADEDLDPEDVELDEHYTLETRSKSSAQTGEHGVDEYPDISGITTAREAMRKMTEEDKQKILQQVEFFKSEKLKFDREVAKWDDAGNDIIVLAKHMCMIMMEMTDFTRGRGPLKTTMDVINAAKKISEAGTKLDKLTRQIADQCPESSTKKDLLAYLQRIALYCHQMNITSKVKADVQNISGELIVSGLDSATSLIQAAKNLMNAVVLTVKASYVASTKYPRQSTVTSPIVVWKMKAPEKKPLVRPERPEEVRAKVRKGSQKKVQNPIHALSEFQSPTESV
- the LOC124307326 gene encoding catenin alpha isoform X2; its protein translation is MSDHFGPITLKWDPKNLEIRTMSVEKTLEPLVLQVTTLVNTKGPSKKKKGKSKRASALVGTVEKATTNFIEKGEQIAYENPDITAEMLSAVEEVRKTGAAMSIAAREFSEDPCSSLKRGNMVRAARNLLSAVTRLLILADMVDVHLLLKSLHVVEDDLEKLKNASSQGELLENIKQFGRNASELMNQAAKRQQELKDPQLRDDLAAARAVLKKHSTMLLTASKVYVRHPELAAAKANRDYVLKQVCEAVNTINDVAQGKTPTDGQHPYDGPGELAAALDDFDERMAMSPLAYNEVRTRPSLEERLESIISGAALMADSSCTRDERRERIVAECNAVRQALQDLLSEYMNNMGVKEQTEGLERAIDHMCRKTRDLRRQLRKAVVDHVSDSFLETSVPLLVLIEAARNGRDKEVEEYALVFTEHANKLVEVANLVCSMSGNEDGVKMVRYAAAQIENLCPQVINAARVLAARPRSKVALDNMEVFRQAWENQVRVLTEAVDDITTIDDFLAVSENHILEDVNKCVLALQEGDADTLDRTAGAIRGRSARVCNVVQAEMDNYEPCIYTKRVLEAVKVLREQVMPKFAQRVEVAVDALGSNPAKDVDENDFIDASRLVYDGVREIRRAVLMNRADEDLDPEDVELDEHYTLETRSKSSAQTGEHGVDEYPDISGITTAREAMRKMTEEDKQKILQQVEFFKSEKLKFDREVAKWDDAGNDIIVLAKHMCMIMMEMTDFTRGRGPLKTTMDVINAAKKISEAGTKLDKLTRQIADQCPESSTKKDLLAYLQRIALYCHQMNITSKVKADVQNISGELIVSGLDSATSLIQAAKNLMNAVVLTVKASYVASTKYPRQSTVTTIEDNGKEIRWPQKPTALYLPVSHSLSILYSVYLSPIVVWKMKAPEKKPLVRPERPEEVRAKVRKGSQKKVQNPIHALSEFQSPTESV